Proteins encoded in a region of the Leptolyngbya subtilissima AS-A7 genome:
- a CDS encoding Na+/H+ antiporter NhaC family protein: MDIGLAFGLSFGLLLVSAVQGIFIAYPLLLAMALFVGVLRRRGFSLQALVTMGWTGSQKALPVIGVLLIIGAVTASWMAAGTVPTLVYYGLQVVTPHSFVLVAFGLASAVSLLLGTSFGTVGTVGVALMIMVAGGENSGFDRHLIAGAIIAGAYVGDRASPMSSSALLIAAITRTDLYDNIRHMWRTSLLPLGLAIAIYAGFAEFAPVPLAESNLVADLAAEFRLGPVALLPAGVMVVLSLLKVPVQRAMVASTATAIALAIAYQHYSGWQVLQYLLTGFHLEADSPLSAIVLGGGVAAMLRVSLVVVISTAFVGIFAETRLLHRLERSLERVKTPGDRIWATTVIGTLSAAFGCTQTIAILQTQQLLGPTYHRTSVPPPALALDLENTVVVISPLIPWNIAGLVPATILGVNAGFIPFACYLYLLPLMGLAWVKGRSSLCENLTTRC; the protein is encoded by the coding sequence ATGGATATTGGACTGGCCTTTGGGCTGTCGTTTGGGTTGCTGCTGGTAAGTGCGGTGCAGGGCATATTTATCGCCTATCCGCTGCTGCTGGCCATGGCCTTGTTTGTGGGGGTGCTGCGGCGGCGAGGCTTTTCGCTACAGGCGCTGGTGACTATGGGGTGGACCGGCAGCCAAAAAGCCCTACCCGTAATTGGGGTGCTGCTCATTATTGGTGCCGTCACCGCCAGCTGGATGGCGGCGGGCACGGTGCCGACGCTGGTTTACTACGGCCTCCAAGTGGTAACGCCTCACAGCTTTGTGTTGGTGGCCTTTGGGCTGGCTAGTGCTGTGTCGCTGCTGCTGGGCACCTCCTTTGGCACCGTGGGCACTGTAGGGGTGGCGCTGATGATCATGGTGGCGGGGGGCGAAAACAGCGGGTTTGATCGCCACCTGATTGCCGGAGCAATTATTGCTGGAGCCTACGTAGGCGATCGCGCCTCACCGATGTCCTCTAGTGCGCTGTTGATTGCCGCCATCACCCGCACCGATCTCTACGACAACATTCGCCACATGTGGCGCACCTCGCTGCTGCCTCTGGGGCTGGCGATCGCAATCTACGCTGGCTTTGCCGAGTTTGCCCCAGTTCCCCTAGCCGAGTCCAACCTGGTGGCTGATCTGGCGGCCGAGTTTCGCCTGGGTCCGGTGGCGCTGCTGCCAGCAGGGGTCATGGTGGTGCTGTCGCTGCTGAAGGTACCGGTGCAGCGGGCCATGGTGGCCAGCACTGCCACGGCGATCGCCCTGGCGATTGCCTATCAGCACTACAGTGGGTGGCAGGTGCTGCAATATCTGCTCACCGGGTTTCACCTAGAGGCTGACTCGCCGCTCAGCGCTATTGTGCTGGGTGGCGGCGTGGCGGCAATGCTGCGGGTGTCGCTGGTGGTAGTAATCTCGACCGCCTTTGTGGGCATTTTTGCTGAAACCCGGCTGCTACACCGGCTGGAGCGATCGCTAGAGCGGGTCAAAACACCCGGCGATCGCATCTGGGCCACCACCGTGATTGGCACCCTCTCAGCCGCCTTTGGCTGCACCCAAACTATCGCCATTTTGCAGACCCAACAGCTGCTCGGCCCCACTTACCACCGCACCTCTGTCCCACCCCCTGCCCTAGCCCTCGACCTAGAAAACACCGTCGTGGTGATCTCCCCATTAATTCCTTGGAACATCGCTGGGCTGGTTCCCGCCACCATTTTGGGAGTGAATGCGGGGTTTATTCCCTTTGCCTGCTATCTCTACCTGCTGCCGCTGATGGGTTTGGCCTGGGTTAAGGGGCGATCGTCGCTGTGTGAAAACCTAACAACCCGTTGCTGA